A genomic segment from Nematostella vectensis chromosome 6, jaNemVect1.1, whole genome shotgun sequence encodes:
- the LOC5514583 gene encoding polycomb group RING finger protein 6, protein MQKRLRVKVTDLNPHFICKLCNGYLINPVTITECIHTFCKSCLLRHISLVNRCPVCNEVIHETTPIYNIRVDRTMQDIINKIFPKLEKEENRRERKFYRTKGLPYPLPAPVHTQVSVKSPKTYKRPSPLKGEDNTTLSNKELHHSPEQISLELEHSRTESLPSESDAEDSMKELDKKFIRCSTQVTIGLLQRFLATKLNLDSARQVEVCHDHTEMDTDLTLKYISDNLTSDLDRCHPLKLQYKT, encoded by the exons ATGCAG AAACGTCTCCGAGTGAAGGTGACAGATCTCAATCCTCATTTTATCTGCAAACTATGCAATGGATATCTCATTAACCCCGTTACCATCACCGAGTGCATTCATACTT TCTGCAAGAGTTGTCTGTTGCGACATATCAGCCTTGTAAACCGATGTCCTGTGTGTAATGAAGTAATTCATGAGACAACACCTATTTATAATATAAG AGTAGATCGCACTATGCAGGACataattaacaaaatattCCCAAAGCTTGAAAAAG agGAGAACCGACGAGAGAGGAAGTTTTACAGGACAAAGGGTTTGCCATATCCGCTACCTGCTCCAGTCCATACCCAAG TTTCTGTTAAATCACCAAAAACCTACAAACGGCCTTCCCCTCTGAAAGGCGAGGACAACACAACTTTATCTAATAAAGAATTGCATCATTCCCCTGAGCAAATCTCACTAGAGCTTGAGCACAGCAG GACTGAAAGCCTACCTAGTGAAAGTGATGCTGAAGATAGCATGAAG GAATTAGATAAGAAGTTTATTCGCTGCTCAACACAGGTGACCATTGGTCTTCTGCAGAGATTTCTCGCCACTAAACTGAATCTAGACTCAGCTCGTCAG gttgaAGTATGTCATGACCATACAGAAATGGATACAGATTTAACACTAAAATACATAAGTGACAACTTGACATCAGACTTG GATAGGTGTCACCCTCTTAAGCTGCAGTACAAGACATGA
- the LOC116619419 gene encoding uncharacterized protein LOC116619419 isoform X1 produces the protein MHVKPLVYKSLSKITWFTKTSSKRKSRSKNQVNCQVSVQRRIAMKAVIVICLLLVIAGSSNAQYVSTFGDEPMPEQPLNQRPRESAKNYKQRARLEKLLPRRLWKDQY, from the exons ATGCATGTCAAGCCATTGGTCTATAAAAGCTTATCAAAAATCACTTGGTTCACAAAAACATCTTCCAAGAGGAAATCTAGAAGCAAAAACCAAGTCAACTGTCAAGTATCAGTCCAAAGACG TATAGCAATGAAAGCCGTGATAGTCATTTGCTTGCTTCTTGTCATTGCTGGATCTTCGAATGCGCAATATGTGTCCACGTTTGGTGACGAGCCGATGCCTGAGCAGCCTTTAAACCAGCGACCCAGAGAGTCGGCAAAGAACTACAAGCAACGAGCCCGTTTAG AGAAGCTTCTTCCAAGACGACTTTGGAAGGATCAATATTAG
- the LOC116619419 gene encoding uncharacterized protein LOC116619419 isoform X2 produces the protein MSSHWSIKAYQKSLGSQKHLPRGNLEAKTKSTVKYQSKDAMKAVIVICLLLVIAGSSNAQYVSTFGDEPMPEQPLNQRPRESAKNYKQRARLEKLLPRRLWKDQY, from the exons ATGTCAAGCCATTGGTCTATAAAAGCTTATCAAAAATCACTTGGTTCACAAAAACATCTTCCAAGAGGAAATCTAGAAGCAAAAACCAAGTCAACTGTCAAGTATCAGTCCAAAGACG CAATGAAAGCCGTGATAGTCATTTGCTTGCTTCTTGTCATTGCTGGATCTTCGAATGCGCAATATGTGTCCACGTTTGGTGACGAGCCGATGCCTGAGCAGCCTTTAAACCAGCGACCCAGAGAGTCGGCAAAGAACTACAAGCAACGAGCCCGTTTAG AGAAGCTTCTTCCAAGACGACTTTGGAAGGATCAATATTAG
- the LOC5514580 gene encoding uronyl 2-sulfotransferase isoform X2 yields the protein MMAIVKESHLLVVLVIWIIVWCFTVFNPILVPFDLKQHGQMQIGRRTRRGQDFHSTKTKRTILTFKDAPECTAIHPTVLLYNRIFKTGSTSMTCIINSVKHSMNFAMDFATTEDWYDKRRKPLYPNLLTRHARRALTQTNHTRFVFIAHFYFRSRLKRLHYSHTYINQVRDPVRRVISHYFYLHRSQERPLNRIRKMKKSGFINETLEECLAKQHPGCESNLMTRFFCGKHSFCRSGSNKALSKAKHNISRYYASVGLLEHFSLYLRVLNKRLPEFVSVVDNLQAKKVNRFYNESKISKKTIQVIRKMNSADIKLYEYIQKRFWRQVKACGLLNTI from the coding sequence ATGATGGCCATAGTGAAAGAGTCGCACTTGCTAGTCGTTCTTGTTATCTGGATCATCGTATGGTGCTTTACCGTATTTAATCCGATTCTGGTCCCTTTTGATTTGAAACAACACGGCCAAATGCAGATAGGCCGTCGCACACGAAGAGGACAGGACTTCCACTCTACGAAGACTAAACGCACAATCCTGACCTTTAAGGACGCGCCAGAATGCACAGCGATACACCCCACCGTGCTCCTTTACAACAGGATTTTCAAAACAGGAAGCACAAGTATGACCTGTATTATTAACTCGGTTAAACATTCGATGAATTTCGCGATGGATTTCGCCACAACAGAAGACTGGTACGATAAGAGACGCAAGCCTCTGTACCCGAACCTCCTCACGCGTCACGCGCGACGCGCGCTAACGCAAACGAACCACACACGATTCGTGTTCATTgcgcatttttattttcgatcAAGGTTAAAGCGTCTGCACTATTCTCATACGTACATCAACCAAGTTAGGGATCCTGTCAGGAGAGTGATCTCACATTATTTCTATTTGCATCGTAGCCAGGAGAGACCGCTAAACCGAATACGCAAGATGAAAAAGAGTGGATTTATCAACGAAACTCTTGAGGAATGTCTTGCGAAGCAGCACCCGGGCTGCGAGTCTAACCTCATGACAAGATTCTTCTGTGGAAAGCACTCCTTTTGCCGAAGTGGGAGCAATAAGGCTTTAAGCAAAGCTAAACATAATATAAGTCGTTACTACGCTTCTGTTGGGTTACTAGAACACTTTAGTTTATATCTACGAGTGCTGAACAAACGACTGCCCGAGTTTGTTTCTGTGGTTGATAACTTGCAAGCAAAGAAAGTGAACAGATTTTATAACGAATCCAAAATCTCTAAAAAGACGATTCAGGTTATCAGAAAAATGAATTCTGCTGACATTAAGTTGTATGAGTACATTCAAAAGAGGTTTTGGCGTCAAGTAAAAGCGTGTGGTTTATTAAATACGATATGA
- the LOC5514580 gene encoding uronyl 2-sulfotransferase isoform X1 codes for MKYLIYREFFPKQRPMMAIVKESHLLVVLVIWIIVWCFTVFNPILVPFDLKQHGQMQIGRRTRRGQDFHSTKTKRTILTFKDAPECTAIHPTVLLYNRIFKTGSTSMTCIINSVKHSMNFAMDFATTEDWYDKRRKPLYPNLLTRHARRALTQTNHTRFVFIAHFYFRSRLKRLHYSHTYINQVRDPVRRVISHYFYLHRSQERPLNRIRKMKKSGFINETLEECLAKQHPGCESNLMTRFFCGKHSFCRSGSNKALSKAKHNISRYYASVGLLEHFSLYLRVLNKRLPEFVSVVDNLQAKKVNRFYNESKISKKTIQVIRKMNSADIKLYEYIQKRFWRQVKACGLLNTI; via the exons ATGAAATACCTTATCTATCGGGAGTTCTTTCCAAAGCAAAG ACCCATGATGGCCATAGTGAAAGAGTCGCACTTGCTAGTCGTTCTTGTTATCTGGATCATCGTATGGTGCTTTACCGTATTTAATCCGATTCTGGTCCCTTTTGATTTGAAACAACACGGCCAAATGCAGATAGGCCGTCGCACACGAAGAGGACAGGACTTCCACTCTACGAAGACTAAACGCACAATCCTGACCTTTAAGGACGCGCCAGAATGCACAGCGATACACCCCACCGTGCTCCTTTACAACAGGATTTTCAAAACAGGAAGCACAAGTATGACCTGTATTATTAACTCGGTTAAACATTCGATGAATTTCGCGATGGATTTCGCCACAACAGAAGACTGGTACGATAAGAGACGCAAGCCTCTGTACCCGAACCTCCTCACGCGTCACGCGCGACGCGCGCTAACGCAAACGAACCACACACGATTCGTGTTCATTgcgcatttttattttcgatcAAGGTTAAAGCGTCTGCACTATTCTCATACGTACATCAACCAAGTTAGGGATCCTGTCAGGAGAGTGATCTCACATTATTTCTATTTGCATCGTAGCCAGGAGAGACCGCTAAACCGAATACGCAAGATGAAAAAGAGTGGATTTATCAACGAAACTCTTGAGGAATGTCTTGCGAAGCAGCACCCGGGCTGCGAGTCTAACCTCATGACAAGATTCTTCTGTGGAAAGCACTCCTTTTGCCGAAGTGGGAGCAATAAGGCTTTAAGCAAAGCTAAACATAATATAAGTCGTTACTACGCTTCTGTTGGGTTACTAGAACACTTTAGTTTATATCTACGAGTGCTGAACAAACGACTGCCCGAGTTTGTTTCTGTGGTTGATAACTTGCAAGCAAAGAAAGTGAACAGATTTTATAACGAATCCAAAATCTCTAAAAAGACGATTCAGGTTATCAGAAAAATGAATTCTGCTGACATTAAGTTGTATGAGTACATTCAAAAGAGGTTTTGGCGTCAAGTAAAAGCGTGTGGTTTATTAAATACGATATGA
- the LOC5514571 gene encoding uncharacterized protein LOC5514571, producing MKISTKRNLGIAACLIVITIVVMYSYCGGRSFCYSFPFFNHVGSNQLVVTSLIVDPAEEEHKGGSTSLGRKGTLHFYIKHDPSFGKEHTSDTKPDKFDDDSGWDPPRTRTHRLRPPSDITGKVAEEILRRANVSEEEANKELIRVEKVDEKVDREIPKTNTSFKSSKKGLVVSKNKGYPRKINFPWHMTLSKNKQVVDGRWFWSNKKGRKSENTTRGKQTGESRGIYRINTIEVPRRRYKSQSRNYDNTHSTHTSNGTHQHVHQSAKRKVPVKAPKVRLDGTNEESSSWLQEESGETEPSGNGHTKEFHTKGGSSIKSGNSTTSRSLSINQQSAALKNNSTRGGAADEVSFHHLLAYISNLEKHRTQSNLDKAVHKDETDLYDQLVSLRDSYKRGSFNLTKALSELVGNNTRVGFVDNTRERLRNAGLVLKRRDFVGSDRELIRTKREPGYLDNATGEKTLELRRRSSEKELIRVKRISEEQDDDDAGSTTKMHKRSSLPDSTKRSNTSQYNMPSEQGNNNNVSYGSGTAMVYGNVVQGSPSPDSSKRVHTNTLIHGFHNNTSSHRQANVGRNRTTAKAHRGMTRRKLSPSITVFTKISNTSKYIDGDAPSHQQKLDGAKSMRDGMNSANNNKRNTTKLSETGAMTAQENTGVVMKVVSNSVGKVITAQLESPVAQRNERDLVRDKRFDVDD from the exons ATGAAGATCTCGACCAAGAGAAACCTTGGAATCGCCGCGTGCCTTATCGTCATTACGATAGTGGTGATGTACTCTTACTGTGGTGGTCGTTCGTTCTGCTACTCTTTCCCCTTCTTTAACCATGTGGGCAGCAATCAGCTGGTAGTGACGTCACTAATCGTGGATCCGGCCGAAGAAGAGCATAAGGGAGGCTCAACATCGCTTGGAAGAAAAG GTACCCTCCATTTCTACATCAAACATGATCCGTCCTTTGGCAAAGAGCACACAAGCGACACTAAACCTGACAAGTTTGATGATGACTCAGGCTGGGACCCACCAAGAACACGGACCCACAGACTGCGCCCGCCTTCGGACATCACAGGAAAAGTTGCCGAGGAGATCCTCCGCCGAGCAAATGTTTCAGAGGAAGAGGCTAACAAGGAGCTAATCAGAGTCGAGAAAGTAGACGAAAAAGTCGATCGCGAAAtacccaaaacaaatacatcGTTCAAGTCTTCTAAGAAAGGTTTGGTCGTTTCTAAGAATAAAGGTTACCctagaaaaataaactttccATGGCATATGACACTGAGCAAGAATAAGCAGGTCGTAGATGGACGGTGGTTTTGGAGTAACAAAAAGGGAAGGAAATCTGAAAATACAACAAGGGGTAAGCAAACAGGCGAATCTAGAGGGATATATCGTATCAACACAATTGAAGTTCCTCGAAGACGATACAAGAGTCAGTCTCGCAACTATGACAACACGCACTCCACGCATACGTCAAACGGCACACATCAACACGTGCACCAATCAGCAAAAAGAAAGGTTCCAGTGAAAGCGCCTAAAGTCAGATTAGATGGGACAAACGAAGAATCCAGCTCATGGCTACAAGAGGAATCAGGAGAAACGGAACCGTCCGGAAATGGTCATACTAAAGAATTCCACACAAAAGGCGGGTCATCAATAAAGAGTGGAAATTCTACTACGAGCAGATCCCTATCGATAAACCAACAAAGTGCCGCATTGAAGAACAATTCCACGAGGGGTGGGGCGGCGGATGAGGTCTCGTTTCACCATCTCTTAGCGTACATCAGTAACTTGGAGAAACACCGGACCCAGTCAAACCTGGACAAAGCCGTCCATAAAGACGAGACGGACTTGTATGATCAACTCGTCTCCCTGAGGGACTCTTACAAACGCGGTTCTTTTAACCTCACAAAAGCCTTAAGTGAACTGGTGGGTAATAACACTCGCGTGGGCTTCGTGGATAACACGCGCGAGAGGCTACGCAATGCAGGATTGGTGCTTAAAAGGCGGGACTTTGTCGGGAGTGACAGGGAATTGATCAGGACTAAAAGAGAGCCTGGCTATCTTGATAATGCAACAGGGGAAAAGACCTTGGAGTTACGCAGACGAAGTAGCGAGAAGGAACTTATAAGAGTTAAGAGAATCTCAGAGGaacaagatgatgatgatgctggtaGTACAACAAAGATGCATAAAAGATCGTCACTACCAGACTCTACTAAGAGAAGCAACACTAGTCAATATAACATGCCAAGTGAACaaggaaataataataatgtgaGTTATGGTAGTGGTACAGCGATGGTTTATGGGAATGTGGTACAAGGAAGTCCGTCACCTGATTCTTCTAAGAGGGTCCACACTAATACATTAATTCACGGTTTTCACAACAACACCTCAAGTCACCGACAAGCTAATGTGGGGAGAAATCGTACCACAGCGAAGGCGCATAGAGGCATGACGCGAAGAAAGCTTTCACCAAGTATCACAGTCTTTACTAAGATTAGTAACACTAGCAAATATATTGACGGCGACGCGCCAAGTCACCAACAAAAGCTAGATGGGGCGAAATCAATGAGAGACGGCATGAACAGTgcgaacaacaacaaaaggaaTACAACAAAATTGTCTGAAACTGGGGCGATGACAGCCCAAGAAAATACAGGTGTAGTAATGAAAGTAGTATCTAACTCAGTTGGTAAGGTAATTACAGCACAACTTGAGAGTCCTGTGGCGCAACGTAATGAGAGGGATCTGGTGCGAGACAAGAGATTTGATGTCGACGATTAG